In Musa acuminata AAA Group cultivar baxijiao chromosome BXJ2-10, Cavendish_Baxijiao_AAA, whole genome shotgun sequence, a genomic segment contains:
- the LOC103969663 gene encoding uncharacterized protein LOC103969663, with the protein MFLVQKRLFCLLSCNKSTVHVSSYQLCSLFSFSTAEEHSSNHRSNFTLVDPLESCELSSKEAAKMANDRICEKELSNSSLSIEFFKQSGWSDAQVMKLMQRQPRFLRANVETILKPRMRSLQDMGFSDTEIVQLVSSCPVLLYLRDIQPRINFWRSLLGSNERLIEASRSNMFLLSSSLAQMIEPNIYLLRECGISEQCITRMLVTLPRFFCRRNKCINESIKHVEELGVSRDCKMFPHALFIVMTLSRSRFDATFATLMSFGWSQPDSLAAFRRHPGIWNFSKKNLSDKMTFLMEEAGCELTYVVCRPVLLTLSLEKRLRPRYEVMKFLNQNKFLDKGYNLLSVMVLSEEKFRNKFLFLLSKEKFISQYDSYVVAVQGKHYVVAEN; encoded by the coding sequence ATGTTTTtggtgcagaagaggctctttTGCCTTCTCTCATGTAACAAGTCCACCGTCCATGTTTCCTCCTATCAACTCTGCAGTCTGTTTAGCTTTTCCACTGCCGAAGAGCACAGTTCAAATCATAGATCCAACTTTACGTTGGTTGACCCCCTTGAGTCATGTGAACTTTCCTCAAAAGAGGCTGCAAAAATGGCCAATGATCGCATctgtgaaaaagaactttcaaattcAAGTCTTTCcattgagttctttaagcagaGCGGTTGGAGTGATGCACAAGTCATGAAGCTTATGCAGAGGCAACCCAGGTTTCTACGTGCTAACGTAGAGACTATCCTgaagcccaggatgagatctttgcaggacatgggattttctgacACTGAAATAGTTCAGCTGGTTTCATCATGTCCGGTTCTGCTCTATTTACGTGATATCCAACCAAGGATCAACTTCTGGAGGTCACTTCTTGGTTCTAATGAGAGGTTAATTGAAGCCAGCAGGAGTAACATGTTTCTCCTTTCTTCTAGCTTGGCTCAAATGATTGAGCCCAATATATATCTCTTGAGGGAATGTGGCATCAGTGAGCAATGCATCACGCGGATGTTGGTGACACTACCGAGGTTTTTTTGTCGAAGGAACAAATGTATCAATGAATCTATCAAACATGTTGAGGAGTTGGGTGTGTCACGTGACTGTAAAATGTTCCCTCATGCACTTTTTATAGTCATGACCCTGAGCAGGTCCAGGTTTGATGCTACCTTTGCAACCCTGATGAGCTTTGGGTGGTCCCAACCAGACAGCCTTGCTGCATTCAGGAGGCATCCAGGCATTTGGAATTTCTCAAAGAAGAACTTATCTGACAAGATGACATTCCTTATGGAGGAAGCTGGTTGTGAGCTGACATATGTCGTTTGCCGTCCCGTGCTTCTTACTTTAagcttggagaagaggttgaGACCTCGATATGAAGTTATGAAATTTCTTAATCAGAATAAATTCCTGGATAAAGGATATAACCTGCTATCTGTCATGGTGCTTTCTGAAGAGAAGTTCAGAAACAAATTCCTTTTCCTGCTAAGCAAGGAGAAATTTATTTCTCAATATGATTCCTATGTTGTTGCTGTGCAGGGAAAGCACTACGTTGTTGCTGAAAACTAG